The Electrophorus electricus isolate fEleEle1 chromosome 15, fEleEle1.pri, whole genome shotgun sequence genome segment GCGCAGGAGGGGAACCGCAGGGaagaagacagacaaacaaccaGAGCCACCCAGATAGCGACTGCTCGAAATGACATCCCTTACTCACATCTGTGTATTACTGACGTAAAATCTTGTAGTGAGtggcagtgttttaaaaaaaaaaacaaaaaaacaaaaacatataccTTGATATAATAGATgacaaaattagatttttagagcattaaaagaaatatacaTTGATGAACCACTTGTCTGTCTTCTGTATAAATGGATGGGCAAAGCCAAGCAATGCAATCTACCATCTACTCTCCATAAAGAAGATAATAACATAGTCCAGAACCTCAGTGTTTGACGGTCTAGAAACTGTAAACATCAAAGGCTTCTAATTCACTCCCACCTTACAGCACCACACTGTAAAGGTAGAGATCTGCTGGGCAGACGTTTGTTTGCGTTGCAGGTTAAACCATCACCGATTTAATGCTCCCAGTAGCTGCTGGCAGGAACACTGATTGATTGTGAGGAGGTGGCAGAGACTTTTATTGACAAGAAATGAGACTTTTTGGGTATATGTGAGGGAAACTGCCATCAGTCCATTAACTGGAAGTGTAACATATATGGCTGAGTCAGACTTGGCTCTGTGCCAAAAGGTGCTTGCGTAATCCAGACAATACTCCTTAGTTTTCTAATGAGCTGTATGATTTTTGGGTTGGGAAAGGGCTGGTACGTAAATATAGGGTGAATTAACTAGTGACAGTTTCATCTGACCCTGTCCCAAACGCTGAGCCATGCCTGTTCACAGACTTAATAATGGAGTCATCAGCCTGGCAAGTAAAGGCTCGACTGCCCTGGGGTTAGTGGGGGTGAAAAACTCATCCGCAGCCTGAGAATGCACCCCCCACCCAGCTGCCCCACCCCCGTGaatccacccccacccagctGCCCCAGGGCGTTCTCGCTTTGAACTCAGCCACTTCCACCAGAACATTCAGATGTGAAGAACGTGGACAGGCAGTTGAGCAGAAGTCACATGACCCTGGAGTAAGCTAGTTTGGTGTGCCGTCAGCAAGACACTACTGGGCAGCATGTCCTTAGACTGGTGTTACAGTGCTGACATGCTGTTGCTCAGTCcagtctgtgtgcacacactggcAGTAAGTTATGTACCCCAATTCATGAGATATAGTTATGaatgaacaaaaccaaaacaaaagtattattataaaatgtttctatttCAAAGTGAACTACACAAACATAGAAACACCGTACTGTGGTTAAGTGAAAGGCAAAAACAGATGCTTGAGTTACTATTTTGAGTTTAAGAAGACTTTCTTCCAGTTTTAGGATTTAAACGGCCAAATTTTGTGTTGCGTGCTGTTTCAGGCAGTGGGCGTGTGAACCTTGTGCCTGTGCCCTCCACTGTGACCAGCCCCAGAGACATGGCCCTGGCTGCAGTCATCTGTGGTGCCCTCGCAACTGTTCTCCTCGCTCTCGTCGTCCTCTGCATCATCTACTGCAAGAGACAGTTGCTGGAGAAGAAGCCTAGTAAGGAACCGTCTCCCACTCCACACACGGCAGAGGTTCAGATCCCGAGACAACAAGCTCGTGAAGGAGAAGGATGCAGAATGAACTGGCTGTTTGACCTAATCCTGCACCAACACTCAGGCATAGCATAAGACTTTCCTAATTTCCATTCCACATCCAGGGAAAGAAAACCTTATTCTTAATACCAGAACTACATGCAGTTAAAGCTATAACTGAGTTGctttaaaagttattttccaGATGTGGCTACAGCCCCGTGCTGGAGTAAATGAATCTTTGACATGAACTGTCACAGCATTGCTGAGGACTCCGGACAGTCCCTTCTCTGGCGAGGAGCTGTCCTGTTTGCACAGACGACAAGTCCTCGATGTCTCCCAGCATGCCTGCTGTCGCTGCCGCCATGGCGCTGGGCCGCCCTGCGGTGTGTGGCACCCGCATGCCCGCTTTCTCTCTGAGTGAACGTGCCATGGCTCAGAGGTGTGGGAAACAGCCTTTATATCGCATGTTTGTGTTGGTCTGCAGGTCCCATGCAGCTGATTCCCTCCCTGTGCTGTGAAGACCTGTACAGAGAAAGCCATAAGCACAGTCCTTTCCAGTCTCTGAGAAGCCTCAGTGGGAGGTATGACGTCGTCACAGCCATTCCAGATACGACACGGCGCTTAGCCAATGAGAAGACTGCAGCTACAAAGGAAAGTGTCTCTGAAACATCGTGTCCCCTAAGGCTTCTACGGTGTACTTACCTGATGCTAATTTAAATATCACTTGCTTTTGCTGACATGACGGTAGAATATCATTGCTGTGGACAGTGTAATGAATAAAAGGCTTAGGTAGCCCATGTCATTATCCAGGCTCACTGCTAATCTGTTTAATCAGTAGCTGTCAACCTGGAGACCTTCTATCCCCAGGCTGCTATCCTGTGCTAGGAGACTACAGTGAAAAACCAGCTTCCTGCTCCTCTCACGTGTGCCTGACAGCCTGTATCTACCACAGACACGTGACCCCATCACCAGGGAGCAGTCGATGTGACGTGAGGCAGGATCTACCTGCCGGGTTCTCCGACGCGCGGCCGCTTATGGCGCACGCCACGGACAGAAACGAACCCGAGCCTCAACGCTGCGGCCCGCCGTCCGCAGAGAGGAGCAGTTTgaagaaggagcaggaggaggaggtggaccACGGCTCAGGCCTGCTCCGCAGTGAGGCTGTTCTAGCCACCCCTGACGGAGACGCCACTACCGGAGGCAAGTCATCCAAGACACCGCAGAACGAGATTCATCTCTGCCAGTTTTGCACGCCACTCACACCACTCGAAGTGCAGCGATGGTGCCGTTCTTTTGAGGGCTGGGCAGCTTTGATAAACGTCAGCGAGAGCAGCAGGCTAACAGGCTTTGAGAGAAGAGTGGACTGTGAGAACTCCTGAAATCCCAGCCTGCCAACAAAAGCTCTTCCCACCATGTTAACACTCGCTGGCATCAAACAGCTGTTTCTCATTATTCAGATGTTTTTGGTGGACTTTGTCCCTGGCAGTATGGTTAGTTTGGCAATACGAACAACTTACTGTTCTAAAAGTCCTGTAATATACTTATATCACAGCTAGTAATCACATCAACTTGCAGATACACTAATGGGATGAAAACTCATTATTAATCTATTAAGGGACCGTTGTTATAATCTTTAGGTATGATCTCACATTACTCATTATATTTACTTCTAATTCATTTGAATGTCTTATTATACCCCAGTAATATTCAACAagttatcctctctctctctctctccctctctctaattATCTGCTCCATCTCTAGCCCCCATTTGTCTCTAAGAACTGCTCTGGATGTgaaaagcacaaagaaacatcCCACCTGAGGGGAAGGGAGTGTGGAATATTCCATCTGGAATGCCAGGAGTGTGGACTATTCCACCTGAGGGGAAGGAGTGCGGCAGCCCAGCATGGTGCTATGTGCTTGTCTGTCCCCCACCCAGATCAGGGCACCCTCACACGGACGTACCCTGCCAAACACAATCCCAAGCCTCGTGAATATgaactcaatctctctctcatatggaAATtgtgaacagaacagagaacTTCCTGGGATAAAATTACAATCCATACTCTACCTGTGAATCTACCCTGTGCCGTTACTCTAATGGACACGTTGTGTGTTTAATTACGATAAAGGCACAGGTACTATTACTTGGTAACAATATCTGGAATTCTCTTGGCAATATGGAACAAAATCACGCTGTACACTGAAGTCCAGTGGAGTCTGCACATACCGGAGATGATTCTGATAGGTGACCCGTTGCTTTGTAAATACTGTATTATAGGAAATAGAAGGACAATATTTTTACAATATCAATATCACTCATCTTTCATAATTACAGTTGATAAACACAATGTATTCTTTGCTCTTCCTTTCTGTAAATAAACCATAAACACAACGAGGGGCTCAGCGTTGAATTCCAATGTCATTTTGTATTTCTGAAACATGATTTCATGTCAGTTGCATTGGGTGAAAATGCACTTATATACAGACTGATTTTTCCTAAAACAGCTTTGTCCCAGTTTCATCTGTTTTTAATGGAAATCCCCAGGATATTTTTCACAGGAGTGTTCCACACCAA includes the following:
- the tnfrsf19 gene encoding tumor necrosis factor receptor superfamily member 19 isoform X1, whose amino-acid sequence is MGRARPMAPGMRCLHLKILFLHLCLVAIVAEERRACKEQEYRHQDGNCVACRQCDAGQELSKECGFGFGEEAHCVPCRAGRFKPDGGLQKCKPCLHCTMLHRLQKANCSSTRNAVCGDCLPGFYRKTKLSGFQDMECIPCGDPPPPYEPHCSGRVNLVPVPSTVTSPRDMALAAVICGALATVLLALVVLCIIYCKRQLLEKKPTLLRTPDSPFSGEELSCLHRRQVLDVSQHACCRCRHGAGPPCGPMQLIPSLCCEDLYRESHKHSPFQSLRSLSGRHVTPSPGSSRCDVRQDLPAGFSDARPLMAHATDRNEPEPQRCGPPSAERSSLKKEQEEEVDHGSGLLRSEAVLATPDGDATTGGKSSKTPQNEIHLCQFCTPLTPLEVQRWCRSFEGWAALINVSESSRLTGFERRVDCENS
- the tnfrsf19 gene encoding tumor necrosis factor receptor superfamily member 19 isoform X2 → MGRARPMAPGMRCLHLKILFLHLCLVAIVAEERRACKEQEYRHQDGNCVACRQCDAGQELSKECGFGFGEEAHCVPCRAGRFKPDGGLQKCKPCLHCTMLHRLQKANCSSTRNAVCGDCLPGFYRKTKLSGFQDMECIPCGDPPPPYEPHCSGRVNLVPVPSTVTSPRDMALAAVICGALATVLLALVVLCIIYCKRQLLEKKPTLLRTPDSPFSGEELSCLHRRQVLDVSQHACCRCRHGAGPPCGPMQLIPSLCCEDLYRESHKHSPFQSLRSLSGRHVTPSPGSSRCDVRQDLPAGFSDARPLMAHATDRNEPEPQRCGPPSAERSSLKKEQEEEVDHGSGLLRSEAVLATPDGDATTGAPICL